Proteins co-encoded in one Neofelis nebulosa isolate mNeoNeb1 chromosome 2, mNeoNeb1.pri, whole genome shotgun sequence genomic window:
- the TENT5B gene encoding terminal nucleotidyltransferase 5B produces MMPSESGAESPDQATAQVGTAAASEVATAAPAGGGPDPKASSASLGRHLSGLGWPQVKRLDALLSEPIPIHGRGNFPTLSVQPRQIVQVVRSSLEERGLRVHGVRLHGSAASHVLHPESGLGYKDLDLVFRVDLRSEASFQLTKEVVLACLLDFLPAGVSRAKITPLTLKEAYVQKLVKVCTDTDRWSLISLSNKSGKNVELKFVDSVRRQFEFSVDSFQIILDSLLLFGQCSSTPMSEAFHPTVTGESLYGDFAEALDHLRHRVIATRSPEEIRGGGLLKYCHLLVRGFRPRPSTDVRALQRYMCSRFFIDFPDLAEQQRTLERYLEAHFSGADSARRYACLVTLHRVVNESTVCLMSHERRQTLDLIATLALQALAEQGPAAAAALAWRPPGPDGVVPATVSYYVTPVQPLLARAHSYPTWLPCN; encoded by the exons ATGATGCCGTCGGAGAGTGGAGCTGAGAGCCCGGACCAGGCAACTGCGCAGGTGGGGACGGCTGCGGCCTCGGAGGTGGCCACGGCCGCCCCGGCAGGCGGCGGCCCCGACCCGAAGGCCTCATCGGCCTCCCTCGGACGGCACCTAAGTGGGCTAGGCTGGCCACAGGTGAAGCGACTGGATGCGCTCCTGAGCGAACCGATTCCCATTCACGGGCGCGGCAACTTCCCTACTCTGAGCGTGCAGCCCCGGCAGATTGTGCAG GTGGTCCGCAGCAGCCTAGAAGAACGGGGACTGCGCGTGCACGGTGTGCGATTGCACGGCTCGGCTGCCAGCCATGTGCTGCACCCTGAGAGTGGCCTGGGCTACAAGGACCTAGACCTGGTGTTCCGCGTGGACCTGCGCAGCGAGGCGTCCTTCCAGCTGACCAAGGAGGTGGTGCTGGCCTGCCTGCTGGACTTCCTGCCGGCCGGGGTGAGCCGGGCCAAGATCACGCCCCTGACGCTCAAGGAGGCGTACGTGCAGAAGCTGGTGAAAGTGTGCACGGACACGGACCGCTGGAGCCTCATCTCGTTGTCCAACAAGAGCGGCAAGAACGTGGAGCTCAAGTTCGTGGACTCGGTCCGGCGCCAGTTTGAGTTCAGTGTGGACTCCTTCCAGATCATCCTGGACTCCCTGCTTCTCTTTGGCCAGTGCTCGTCTACGCCCATGTCTGAGGCCTTCCACCCAACGGTGACAGGTGAGAGCTTGTACGGGGACTTTGCCGAGGCGCTGGACCACCTGCGGCACCGCGTCATCGCCACGCGCAGCCCCGAGGAGATCCGCGGTGGCGGCCTCCTCAAGTACTGCCACCTCCTGGTGCGGGGCTTCAGGCCGCGGCCCAGCACCGATGTGCGCGCCCTGCAACGCTACATGTGCTCCCGCTTCTTCATCGACTTCCCCGACCTGGCGGAGCAGCAGCGCACGCTGGAGCGCTACCTGGAGGCTCATTTCAGCGGGGCCGACTCAGCCCGCCGCTACGCCTGCCTGGTGACGCTGCACCGGGTGGTCAACGAGAGCACCGTGTGCCTCATGAGCCACGAGCGTCGCCAGACGCTGGACCTCATCGCCACGCTGGCGCTCCAGGCGCTGGCTGAGCAGGGCCCCGCCGCTGCGGCCGCCCTGGCCTGGCGCCCCCCGGGCCCCGACGGGGTTGTGCCTGCCACTGTCAGTTACTACGTGACTCCTGTGCAGCCTCTGCTGGCTCGGGCCCACTCCTATCCCACCTGGCTGCCTTGTAACTGA